In Dysidea avara chromosome 3, odDysAvar1.4, whole genome shotgun sequence, a single window of DNA contains:
- the LOC136248282 gene encoding uncharacterized protein — MKYTKFLLTTIGGLFLAIYFLLPKDFFVFQSKVDEDNVEVTPSDIVNLTIKQYSPLPPSVIDEVETFIFFLGHARSGHSIVGSILDAHPHVVIAHEAKLFSRMIENLPHYYNKSVIFNELWNNSYHSSVAGLRTEADKALKKGYTLSIDGLYQGTYVSSVQVIGDKDGGKTAAMFLRNPQNWDQVFSKIKSTVDIPIKVIHVIRNPYDNIATMLIYKTSGLRITEVKHSDKVYKLDSSAVREKTDKYFMLFQAIQEAKGKYNLDLLEVHGKDLIGNPKDSILKMCNFLGVSCSESYLETCANKLFPSESKTRYKIKWDDHLISYVQQYIMKYDSLKRYYNFDS, encoded by the coding sequence ATgaagtacacaaaatttctgCTAACTACAATTGGAGGTTTGTTTCTTGCAATATATTTTCTACTACCGAAAGATTTCTTTGTATTTCAGTCTAAAGTTGATGAAGATAATGTTGAAGTTACTCCAAGTGATATTGTCAATTTGACCATCAAGCAGTACAGTCCACTTCCACCATCTGTAATTGATGAAGTAGAAACATTTATTTTCTTCCTAGGACATGCACGCAGTGGTCACAGCATAGTGGGCAGTATACTTGATGCACATCCTCATGTAGTCATTGCCCATGAAGCTAAGCTGTTCTCAAGAATGATTGAAAACTTGCCACATTATTATAATAAGTCTGTAATTTTTAATGAACTCTGGAACAATTCGTATCACTCGTCAGTCGCAGGTTTAAGAACTGAAGCAGATAAAGCATTAAAGAAAGGTTATACTCTTTCTATAGATGGTCTTTATCAAGGGACTTACGTGTCGTCTGTTCAGGTGATAGGAGATAAAGATGGAGGAAAAACAGCAGCCATGTTTTTACGAAATCCGCAAAACTGGGATCAAGTATTTTCCAAGATAAAGTCAACAGTTGATATTCCTATCAAGGTAATACATGTTATTCGAAATCCTTATGACAATATAGCTACAATGTTGATATATAAAACTAGTGGTCTTAGGATTACAGAAGTCAAACACAGTGATAAAGTGTATAAGCTTGATTCTTCTGCTGTCAGAGAGAAAACAGACAAATACTTTATGCTATTTCAGGCAATTCAGGAGGCAAAAGGGAAATACAATTTGGACTTGTTGGAAGTACATGGCAAAGACCTTATTGGTAACCCAAAAGACAGCATATTGAAGATGTGTAATTTCTTGGGAGTCTCTTGCTCGGAGTCTTATTTAGAAACTTGTGCTAACAAACTATTCCCAAGTGAATCAAAAACACGTTACAAGATAAAATGGGATGATCATCTTATTTCCTATGTCCAACAATACATAATGAAATATGACAGCTTAAAGAGATATTATAATTTTGACTCATGA
- the LOC136248283 gene encoding uncharacterized protein, whose product MKLIKIGIVVILLFVSFLFILRFYFVTPADANSLDAVIAHDLRQFAEDQQATAAETEPKTMALLDATSNNSTLLPQNVINGVRHFTFFLGHPRSGHSIVASLLDAHPHIVLAHEADVFTKISSGKIPPRKSAIFNAIWKCTILSTQQGARVSEEKGYSLLVEGLYEGKYVDHIDVIGDKKAGTTTLMLYHDTAEWSKVLRILRSSVSSVKVIHVIRNPYDNIATDILYASHSINKLLDIKKNNTAVEVKLSSLSKHINQYFILHDAIEAAKKMFDLDIIDVHIKDLIANQRSTLLKLCGFLHVVCPDDYIDTCSKKMYKTESKTRYLVKWSDESLDKVQENIEYYGNLHGYDFNL is encoded by the coding sequence atgaaactgatcaaaattGGCATCGTCGTGATTTTACTCTTCGTGTCATTTTTATTTATACTGCGTTTCTATTTTGTGACACCTGCTGATGCAAACTCCCTCGACGCCGTTATCGCTCACGACTTACGGCAATTCGCTGAAGATCAGCAGGCAACAGCAGCAGAGACCGAGCCAAAGACAATGGCTCTTCTCGATGCAACTTCCAACAACTCAACATTGCTTCCACAAAATGTGATAAATGGAGTGAGACACTTTACCTTCTTCCTTGGCCATCCACGCAGTGGACACAGCATTGTAGCCAGCTTGTTAGATGCTCATCCTCACATCGTGTTAGCTCATGAAGCAGACGTGTTTACTAAAATATCTTCTGGTAAAATCCCCCCAAGAAAATCAGCTATATTTAATGCCATCTGGAAATGCACGATACTGTCCACACAACAAGGTGCTCGGGTATCGGAAGAAAAAGGATACTCATTACTTGTTGAAGGTCTTTATGAAGGAAAATATGTAGATCACATTGATGTGATTGGAGACAAGAAGGCTGGTACTACAACTTTAATGCTATACCATGATACCGCTGAATGGTCAAAGGTGTTACGTATTTTAAGATCATCAGTTAGTTCCGTTAAAGTTATTCATGTTATTCGTAATCCTTATGACAATATTGCAACTGATATCCTGTACGCCAGCCATTCTATAAATAAGTTACTTGATATTAAGAAAAATAACACAGCAGTTGAAGTAAAATTGTCATCACTTTCAAAACATATAAATCAATATTTTATATTACATGATGCTATTGAAGCCGCAAAGAAGATGTTTGATCTAGACATAATAGATGTGCATATCAAAGACTTGATCGCTAATCAGAGATCTACTTTGTTAAAATTATGTGGTTTCCTTCATGTGGTCTGCCCTGATGACTACATAGATACTTGTAGTAAGAAAATGTACAAGACAGAATCTAAAACACGTTATTTAGTGAAGTGGTCAGATGAATCATTAGATAAAGTTCAAGAGAATATTGAATATTATGGTAACTTACATGGCTATGATTTCAATTTGTag